One genomic segment of Sminthopsis crassicaudata isolate SCR6 chromosome 2, ASM4859323v1, whole genome shotgun sequence includes these proteins:
- the PPM1B gene encoding protein phosphatase 1B isoform X1, with protein MGAFLDKPKTEKHNAHGAGNGLRYGLSSMQGWRVEMEDAHTAVVGIPHGLDNWSFFAVYDGHAGSRVANYCSSHLLEHITNNEDFRAAEKPGSALEPSVENVKSGIRTGFLKIDEYMRNFSDLRNGMDRSGSTAVGVMISPEHVYFINCGDSRAVLFRSGQVCFSTQDHKPCNPREKERIQNAGGSVMIQRVNGSLAVSRALGDYDYKCVDGKGPTEQLVSPEPEVYEILRAEEDEFIILACDGIWDVMSNEELCEFVKSRLEVSDDLEKVCNWVVDTCLHKGSRDNMSIVLVCFSNAPKVSDEAVKKDSDLDKHLESRVEEIMEKSGEEGMPDLAHIMRILSAENIPNLPPGGGLAGKRYIIEAVYNRLNPHRENDGASDDAEESGSQGKLVEALRQMRINHRGNYRQLLEEMLTSYRLAKVQGEESAAESAAGATSSNNDAGDPVTMLEPHTETKSEIAELEHSNEDSGTQMSDSRI; from the exons ATGGGTGCATTTTTGGATAAACCCAAAACTGAGAAACACAATGCTCATGGTGCTGGGAATGGTTTGCGTTATGGCCTAAGCAGCATGCAAGGATGGAGAGTAGAAATGGAAGATGCTCACACAGCGGTTGTAGGTATTCCTCATGGCTTGGACAACTGGTCATTTTTTGCTGTTTATGATGGTCATGCTGGATCTCGAGTGGCAAATTATTGTTCATCACACTTATTAGAACATATTACTAATAATGAAGATTTTAGGGCAGCAGAAAAACCTGGATCTGCTCTTGAACCTTCAGTGGAAAATGTTAAGAGCGGAATCAGAACTGGCTTCTTGAAAATTGATGAATACATGCGTAACTTTTCAGATCTCAGAAATGGAATGGACAGGAGTGGTTCAACTGCAGTAGGAGTTATGATTTCACCTGAACATGTCTACTTTATCAACTGTGGAGATTCACGTGCTGTCCTTTTTAGGAGTGGACAAGTCTGCTTTTCAACCCAGGATCACAAACCTTGCAATCCAAGGGAGAAGGAGcgaatccaaaatgcaggaggcaGTGTAATGATACAGCGTGTTAATGGTTCATTAGCAGTTTCTCGAGCTCTGGGGGACTATGATTACAAGTGTGTGGATGGCAAGGGCCCTACAGAACAACTTGTTTCTCCAGAGCCTGAGGTTTATGAAATTTTAAGAGCAGAAGAGGATGAATTTATCATCTTGGCTTGTGATGGGATCTGGGATGTTATGAGCAATGAGGAGCTCTGTGAATTTGTTAAATCTAGGCTTGAGGTATCTGATGACCTGGAAAAAGTGTGCAATTGGGTTGTGGACACTTGTTTACATAAG GGAAGTCGAGATAACATGAGTATTGTGCTAGTTTGTTTTTCAAATGCTCCTAAGGTCTCAGATGAGGCAGTGAAAAAAGATTCAGACTTGGATAAGCACTTGGAATCACGGGTTGAAG AAATTATGGAGAAGTCTGGTGAAGAAGGAATGCCTGATCTTGCCCATATCATGCGCATATTGTCTGCAGAAAATATCCCTAATTTACCTCCAGGGGGAGGTCTTGCTGGCAA GCGCTATATTATTGAGGCTGTTTATAATAGACTAAATCCACATAGAGAGAATGATGGg GCCTCCGATGATGCTGAGGAAAGTGGATCACAGGGAAAATTGGTGGAAGCTCTCAGGCAAATGAGAATTAATCATAGGGGAAACTACCGACAACTTCTGGAAGAGATGCTGACTAGTTACAGGCTAGCTAAAGTACAGGGAGAAGAAAGCGCTGCTGAATCAGCTGCTGGAGCTACTTCTTCGAACAATGATGCTGGAGACCCAGTGACAATGCTGGAACCCCATACTGAAACAAAAAGTGAAATTGCTGAATTAGAACATTCTAATGAAGATTCAGGGACACAGATGAGCGATTCACGCatttga
- the PPM1B gene encoding protein phosphatase 1B isoform X2, with protein MGAFLDKPKTEKHNAHGAGNGLRYGLSSMQGWRVEMEDAHTAVVGIPHGLDNWSFFAVYDGHAGSRVANYCSSHLLEHITNNEDFRAAEKPGSALEPSVENVKSGIRTGFLKIDEYMRNFSDLRNGMDRSGSTAVGVMISPEHVYFINCGDSRAVLFRSGQVCFSTQDHKPCNPREKERIQNAGGSVMIQRVNGSLAVSRALGDYDYKCVDGKGPTEQLVSPEPEVYEILRAEEDEFIILACDGIWDVMSNEELCEFVKSRLEVSDDLEKVCNWVVDTCLHKGSRDNMSIVLVCFSNAPKVSDEAVKKDSDLDKHLESRVEEIMEKSGEEGMPDLAHIMRILSAENIPNLPPGGGLAGKRYIIEAVYNRLNPHRENDGGAGDLEDPCFTCNTRLGSPTVSKL; from the exons ATGGGTGCATTTTTGGATAAACCCAAAACTGAGAAACACAATGCTCATGGTGCTGGGAATGGTTTGCGTTATGGCCTAAGCAGCATGCAAGGATGGAGAGTAGAAATGGAAGATGCTCACACAGCGGTTGTAGGTATTCCTCATGGCTTGGACAACTGGTCATTTTTTGCTGTTTATGATGGTCATGCTGGATCTCGAGTGGCAAATTATTGTTCATCACACTTATTAGAACATATTACTAATAATGAAGATTTTAGGGCAGCAGAAAAACCTGGATCTGCTCTTGAACCTTCAGTGGAAAATGTTAAGAGCGGAATCAGAACTGGCTTCTTGAAAATTGATGAATACATGCGTAACTTTTCAGATCTCAGAAATGGAATGGACAGGAGTGGTTCAACTGCAGTAGGAGTTATGATTTCACCTGAACATGTCTACTTTATCAACTGTGGAGATTCACGTGCTGTCCTTTTTAGGAGTGGACAAGTCTGCTTTTCAACCCAGGATCACAAACCTTGCAATCCAAGGGAGAAGGAGcgaatccaaaatgcaggaggcaGTGTAATGATACAGCGTGTTAATGGTTCATTAGCAGTTTCTCGAGCTCTGGGGGACTATGATTACAAGTGTGTGGATGGCAAGGGCCCTACAGAACAACTTGTTTCTCCAGAGCCTGAGGTTTATGAAATTTTAAGAGCAGAAGAGGATGAATTTATCATCTTGGCTTGTGATGGGATCTGGGATGTTATGAGCAATGAGGAGCTCTGTGAATTTGTTAAATCTAGGCTTGAGGTATCTGATGACCTGGAAAAAGTGTGCAATTGGGTTGTGGACACTTGTTTACATAAG GGAAGTCGAGATAACATGAGTATTGTGCTAGTTTGTTTTTCAAATGCTCCTAAGGTCTCAGATGAGGCAGTGAAAAAAGATTCAGACTTGGATAAGCACTTGGAATCACGGGTTGAAG AAATTATGGAGAAGTCTGGTGAAGAAGGAATGCCTGATCTTGCCCATATCATGCGCATATTGTCTGCAGAAAATATCCCTAATTTACCTCCAGGGGGAGGTCTTGCTGGCAA GCGCTATATTATTGAGGCTGTTTATAATAGACTAAATCCACATAGAGAGAATGATGGg GGTGCTGGAGATCTAGAAGACCCATG ttttacctGTAATACCAGACTGGGTTCTCCAACAGTGTCCAAATTGTGA
- the PPM1B gene encoding protein phosphatase 1B isoform X3 encodes MGAFLDKPKTEKHNAHGAGNGLRYGLSSMQGWRVEMEDAHTAVVGIPHGLDNWSFFAVYDGHAGSRVANYCSSHLLEHITNNEDFRAAEKPGSALEPSVENVKSGIRTGFLKIDEYMRNFSDLRNGMDRSGSTAVGVMISPEHVYFINCGDSRAVLFRSGQVCFSTQDHKPCNPREKERIQNAGGSVMIQRVNGSLAVSRALGDYDYKCVDGKGPTEQLVSPEPEVYEILRAEEDEFIILACDGIWDVMSNEELCEFVKSRLEVSDDLEKVCNWVVDTCLHKGSRDNMSIVLVCFSNAPKVSDEAVKKDSDLDKHLESRVEEIMEKSGEEGMPDLAHIMRILSAENIPNLPPGGGLAGKRYIIEAVYNRLNPHRENDGGAGDLEDPW; translated from the exons ATGGGTGCATTTTTGGATAAACCCAAAACTGAGAAACACAATGCTCATGGTGCTGGGAATGGTTTGCGTTATGGCCTAAGCAGCATGCAAGGATGGAGAGTAGAAATGGAAGATGCTCACACAGCGGTTGTAGGTATTCCTCATGGCTTGGACAACTGGTCATTTTTTGCTGTTTATGATGGTCATGCTGGATCTCGAGTGGCAAATTATTGTTCATCACACTTATTAGAACATATTACTAATAATGAAGATTTTAGGGCAGCAGAAAAACCTGGATCTGCTCTTGAACCTTCAGTGGAAAATGTTAAGAGCGGAATCAGAACTGGCTTCTTGAAAATTGATGAATACATGCGTAACTTTTCAGATCTCAGAAATGGAATGGACAGGAGTGGTTCAACTGCAGTAGGAGTTATGATTTCACCTGAACATGTCTACTTTATCAACTGTGGAGATTCACGTGCTGTCCTTTTTAGGAGTGGACAAGTCTGCTTTTCAACCCAGGATCACAAACCTTGCAATCCAAGGGAGAAGGAGcgaatccaaaatgcaggaggcaGTGTAATGATACAGCGTGTTAATGGTTCATTAGCAGTTTCTCGAGCTCTGGGGGACTATGATTACAAGTGTGTGGATGGCAAGGGCCCTACAGAACAACTTGTTTCTCCAGAGCCTGAGGTTTATGAAATTTTAAGAGCAGAAGAGGATGAATTTATCATCTTGGCTTGTGATGGGATCTGGGATGTTATGAGCAATGAGGAGCTCTGTGAATTTGTTAAATCTAGGCTTGAGGTATCTGATGACCTGGAAAAAGTGTGCAATTGGGTTGTGGACACTTGTTTACATAAG GGAAGTCGAGATAACATGAGTATTGTGCTAGTTTGTTTTTCAAATGCTCCTAAGGTCTCAGATGAGGCAGTGAAAAAAGATTCAGACTTGGATAAGCACTTGGAATCACGGGTTGAAG AAATTATGGAGAAGTCTGGTGAAGAAGGAATGCCTGATCTTGCCCATATCATGCGCATATTGTCTGCAGAAAATATCCCTAATTTACCTCCAGGGGGAGGTCTTGCTGGCAA GCGCTATATTATTGAGGCTGTTTATAATAGACTAAATCCACATAGAGAGAATGATGGg GGTGCTGGAGATCTAGAAGACCCATGGTAG